In a single window of the Streptosporangiales bacterium genome:
- a CDS encoding transcriptional regulator — translation MDVVSGKWKTLILWELDTHGARRFGELRRGLPGVSEKMLVQHLREMEEDGLVHREVYREVPPRVEYSLTRDGQSLNEALGPLGEWGKARMVRIGAERVHAPVDRAPTRVPKGGGPA, via the coding sequence ATGGACGTCGTGTCGGGCAAGTGGAAGACGCTGATCCTCTGGGAGCTCGACACCCACGGCGCTCGCCGCTTCGGCGAGCTGCGCCGTGGCCTGCCCGGCGTGAGCGAGAAGATGCTCGTCCAGCACCTTCGTGAGATGGAGGAGGACGGTCTCGTCCATCGCGAGGTGTACCGCGAGGTGCCGCCGCGCGTCGAGTACTCGCTGACGCGCGACGGGCAGTCGCTCAACGAGGCGCTCGGCCCGCTGGGCGAGTGGGGCAAGGCACGGATGGTCCGCATCGGTGCCGAGCGAGTCCACGCCCCGGTCGACCGAGCGCCCACCCGTGTCCCGAAGGGCGGGGGTCCGGCCTAG
- the polX gene encoding DNA polymerase/3'-5' exonuclease PolX encodes MARSNDEVAAVLREYADLVAITGGEAYRARAYEKAARAVAGHHADVAELDVKGLQGIPNVGRSLAEKITAFLATGRMAQVEALREKIPDGVRQLTAIPTLGPKKALVLYEELHVSSVDELVEAIDAGRLADLKGFGEKTAENIRHGIDLLRADGGRVHVDVALELAEETVAALAGVPGCVRCTYAGSLRRMRETIGDVDILAASDDSAPLMEAFTALPYVAEVVASGHTKTSIRTRQGLQIDLRVVPPVAWGAALQYFTGSKAHNIRTRERAVRAKLKLSEYGLFDVESGERIVSETEEEVYERLGLPWIPPTLREDRGEIEAALRGELPALVAVDDLRGDLHTHTDLTDGLASLDDMVAAAAVRGYEYYAVTDHAPNLVMQRMTDEKMLAQRERVAKLAERFPAMTLLHGTELNIDPDGEVDWPAGFLAGFDVCVASVHSHFGQSREEMTRRIVRACENPHVNVIGHPTARKLGKRPAIDFDLDEVFAACARTGTALEINAHPDRLDLKDDHVDRARRHGVRFAIDSDSHAIGHLDNMRYGVGMAQRGWLTPDDVVTTWPLERLRTFLAKGR; translated from the coding sequence ATGGCACGGTCCAACGACGAGGTCGCGGCGGTCCTGCGAGAGTACGCGGACCTCGTTGCGATCACCGGCGGCGAGGCCTACCGGGCACGCGCGTACGAGAAGGCGGCACGGGCCGTGGCCGGGCACCACGCCGACGTGGCCGAGCTCGACGTCAAGGGACTGCAGGGCATCCCGAACGTCGGCAGGTCACTGGCCGAGAAGATCACGGCGTTCCTCGCCACCGGGCGGATGGCCCAGGTGGAGGCGCTCAGGGAGAAGATCCCGGACGGGGTCAGGCAGCTCACCGCGATCCCGACGCTGGGCCCGAAGAAGGCGCTGGTGCTCTACGAGGAGCTCCACGTCTCGTCCGTCGACGAGCTGGTCGAGGCGATCGACGCCGGCCGGCTGGCCGATCTCAAGGGCTTCGGCGAGAAGACCGCCGAGAACATCCGGCACGGCATCGACCTGCTGCGCGCCGACGGCGGCCGGGTGCACGTCGACGTCGCGCTCGAGCTCGCCGAGGAGACGGTCGCCGCGCTCGCCGGTGTGCCCGGCTGTGTGAGGTGCACGTACGCCGGCTCCCTGCGCAGGATGCGCGAGACCATCGGCGACGTCGACATCCTCGCGGCGTCCGACGACTCCGCGCCGCTGATGGAGGCGTTCACCGCGCTGCCGTACGTCGCTGAGGTCGTCGCCAGTGGCCACACCAAGACCTCGATCCGCACGCGCCAGGGCCTGCAGATCGACCTGCGCGTGGTGCCGCCGGTGGCGTGGGGCGCGGCGCTGCAGTACTTCACCGGGTCCAAGGCGCACAACATCCGCACGAGGGAGCGGGCCGTACGCGCGAAGCTCAAGCTGTCGGAGTACGGCCTGTTCGACGTGGAGTCGGGCGAACGCATCGTGTCGGAGACCGAGGAGGAGGTCTACGAGCGGCTCGGGCTGCCGTGGATCCCGCCGACGCTGCGCGAGGACCGCGGCGAGATCGAGGCGGCGCTGCGCGGTGAGCTGCCCGCCCTCGTCGCCGTCGACGACCTCAGGGGTGACCTGCACACCCACACCGACCTCACGGACGGCCTCGCGTCGCTCGACGACATGGTCGCCGCGGCGGCCGTGCGCGGGTACGAGTACTACGCCGTCACCGACCACGCGCCGAACCTCGTCATGCAGCGCATGACGGACGAGAAGATGCTCGCCCAGCGCGAGCGGGTGGCGAAGCTGGCCGAACGGTTTCCGGCGATGACTCTGCTGCACGGCACCGAGCTCAACATCGACCCCGACGGCGAGGTCGACTGGCCCGCCGGGTTCCTCGCCGGGTTCGACGTGTGCGTCGCCTCGGTGCACTCGCACTTCGGGCAGAGCCGGGAGGAGATGACGCGCCGCATCGTCCGCGCCTGCGAGAACCCCCACGTCAACGTCATCGGCCATCCGACCGCACGGAAGCTGGGCAAGCGTCCGGCGATCGACTTCGACCTCGACGAGGTGTTCGCGGCCTGCGCGCGTACGGGCACGGCCCTGGAGATCAACGCGCACCCGGACCGCCTCGACCTGAAGGACGACCACGTCGACCGGGCGCGACGGCACGGCGTGCGGTTCGCGATCGACAGCGACTCACACGCGATCGGCCACCTCGACAACATGCGGTACGGCGTCGGCATGGCCCAGCGCGGCTGGCTCACTCCCGACGACGTCGTCACCACCTGGCCGCTGGAACGGCTGCGCACCTTCCTCGCGAAGGGGCGCTGA
- a CDS encoding MFS transporter, whose protein sequence is MTATTPGTITVRTKRDIIDFVDSHPKGTRRTKILVFIALGGIFVDAYDFTSLGIGVDSLKAEFALSAFQVGTMTAAMAVGALLGALIGGYLVDRIGRYKLFVLDLILFVVAAIGAGLSPNLEVLLVFRFLLGFGVGVDMPASFSFVAEFTNRASKGKYVNMWQSMWYVAVVVTGLVALPFYFAGVGGDLWRWAVGFGAVPALIVLLLRLKFTEESPMWAAHRLGLREAAKILEKSYGITVVVDQAAGQEAVKRLPGFRALFTPKYRARTALASLISGTQSMEYFAVGFYIPVIVALLLGKGVLFAILGTIVINLFGVLGGTTQPFLTQKWGLRKLAITGYCIVAGCMLLLGVVGDAVPGVVAALLVGVLIFGHSFGPGAQGKTMAALSYPTEMRGIGMGWAESMSRIGTILGFYVFPLIMAVAGLSKTMLALMVIPLTGLLALGLIRWEPIGQDVETPEAEGTATTPSTAS, encoded by the coding sequence ATGACGGCAACGACGCCCGGGACGATCACCGTCAGGACGAAGCGCGACATCATCGACTTCGTCGACTCCCATCCCAAGGGCACGCGCCGCACGAAGATCCTCGTCTTCATCGCGCTCGGCGGCATCTTCGTCGACGCGTACGACTTCACCAGCCTCGGCATCGGAGTCGACTCGCTGAAGGCCGAGTTCGCCCTTTCCGCGTTCCAGGTCGGCACGATGACCGCGGCGATGGCCGTCGGCGCGCTCCTCGGGGCACTGATCGGCGGCTATCTCGTCGACCGGATCGGCCGGTACAAGCTCTTCGTCCTCGACCTCATCCTGTTCGTGGTCGCCGCCATCGGTGCGGGTCTGAGTCCCAACCTCGAGGTGCTGCTCGTCTTCAGGTTCCTGCTCGGCTTCGGCGTGGGCGTCGACATGCCCGCGTCGTTCAGCTTCGTCGCGGAGTTCACCAACCGCGCGAGCAAGGGCAAGTACGTCAACATGTGGCAGTCGATGTGGTACGTCGCCGTGGTCGTCACGGGCCTCGTCGCGCTGCCGTTCTACTTCGCGGGTGTCGGCGGCGACCTGTGGCGCTGGGCGGTCGGGTTCGGCGCGGTGCCGGCGCTGATCGTCCTGCTGCTCCGATTGAAGTTCACCGAGGAGAGCCCGATGTGGGCCGCCCACCGGCTCGGGCTGCGCGAGGCCGCCAAGATCCTGGAGAAGAGCTACGGCATCACCGTGGTCGTCGACCAGGCCGCGGGCCAGGAGGCGGTGAAGCGGCTCCCCGGGTTCCGCGCGCTGTTCACCCCCAAGTACCGCGCCCGCACCGCGCTGGCCTCGCTCATCTCCGGCACGCAGTCCATGGAGTACTTCGCGGTCGGCTTCTACATCCCGGTCATCGTGGCGCTCCTGCTGGGCAAGGGCGTGCTCTTCGCGATCCTCGGCACGATCGTCATCAACCTCTTCGGCGTCCTCGGCGGCACGACGCAGCCGTTCCTCACGCAGAAGTGGGGGCTGCGCAAGCTCGCCATCACCGGGTACTGCATCGTCGCCGGATGCATGCTGCTGCTCGGCGTGGTGGGCGATGCGGTGCCCGGCGTCGTCGCCGCGCTGCTGGTCGGCGTGCTCATCTTCGGCCACTCGTTCGGCCCAGGTGCGCAGGGCAAGACGATGGCCGCGCTGTCGTACCCGACCGAGATGCGGGGCATCGGCATGGGCTGGGCCGAGAGCATGTCGCGGATCGGCACGATCCTCGGCTTCTACGTGTTCCCGCTCATCATGGCTGTCGCGGGCCTGTCGAAGACGATGCTCGCCCTGATGGTGATCCCGCTGACGGGACTGCTGGCGCTCGGTCTGATCAGGTGGGAGCCGATCGGCCAGGACGTCGAGACCCCGGAGGCCGAGGGAACGGCGACGACGCCGAGCACCGCCAGCTGA
- a CDS encoding NAD-binding protein encodes MQFFSITCSSVKGGETMGRAVSVLGLGNMGGRAATRLAAAGASVTGFDPLPAARDRAAADDNVTVVDTADAAVQGAEVVLVSVPMPADVLALARDVLAGLPANAVVVDISTIDPTTAQEAARIVGAGGATYVESPVLGRPEACGEWTLVAGGPADRIEHVRDLLERSIAKQVVHAGDVGSGSTVKLLNNLMFGAINAVTAEVFNVARLAGVPPERFAAIVGTSGAATVSPLFGHLSRRIPSGDFSPNFGLGLLQKDNRLALQLARQVGGPSFVATTVDQVNALAGRDWAADDTSAVYRLYERLSPPTEA; translated from the coding sequence ATGCAGTTCTTCTCAATTACATGCAGTTCTGTCAAGGGAGGCGAGACGATGGGCCGGGCCGTTTCCGTCCTGGGGCTGGGGAACATGGGAGGACGGGCGGCCACGAGACTCGCCGCGGCAGGCGCGTCCGTGACCGGGTTCGACCCGCTGCCGGCGGCCAGGGATCGTGCCGCCGCCGACGACAACGTCACGGTGGTCGACACCGCCGACGCGGCCGTGCAGGGCGCCGAGGTCGTGCTCGTCTCGGTGCCGATGCCGGCCGACGTGCTCGCCCTCGCACGCGACGTTCTCGCCGGGCTGCCCGCCAACGCGGTCGTCGTCGACATCTCCACCATCGACCCCACGACCGCGCAGGAGGCGGCGCGCATCGTCGGTGCGGGCGGCGCGACGTACGTCGAGTCGCCGGTGCTCGGGCGTCCCGAGGCGTGTGGGGAGTGGACGCTCGTGGCGGGCGGTCCTGCCGACCGCATCGAGCATGTGCGCGACCTGCTCGAGCGCAGTATCGCCAAGCAGGTCGTGCACGCCGGCGACGTCGGCTCGGGTTCGACGGTGAAGCTGCTGAACAACCTGATGTTCGGTGCCATCAACGCGGTCACGGCCGAGGTGTTCAACGTCGCGCGGCTGGCGGGCGTCCCGCCGGAGCGGTTCGCCGCGATCGTCGGCACGTCCGGCGCCGCCACCGTGTCGCCGCTCTTCGGCCACCTCAGCAGGCGGATCCCCAGCGGCGACTTCTCGCCGAACTTCGGACTCGGCCTGCTGCAGAAGGACAACAGGCTCGCGCTGCAGCTCGCACGCCAGGTCGGCGGCCCGTCGTTCGTCGCGACGACGGTCGACCAGGTCAACGCACTCGCCGGACGCGACTGGGCGGCCGACGACACCAGCGCCGTGTACCGGCTCTACGAGAGACTCTCCCCGCCGACGGAGGCATGA
- a CDS encoding FCD domain-containing protein, protein MRSDGGELTRVTARPEDRLGDTVYERLRDEILSGELPAGTRLSVPAIAERLAVSRSPVRDAVLRLTQHRLAHEVPRRGAVVARITAADLVAIYEVREVMEGLAARLAVENAGRRLVDRLADVLAGHERVVAASDVSGHMDADMRFHELIRRECGNDEVTRVLDEIQGKVRLAMRTTTVTAGPRQAVRDHRAILAAIRKGDPAAAENAARAHVARLRRALLDELAGA, encoded by the coding sequence GTGCGGAGCGACGGCGGGGAGCTGACCAGGGTGACGGCCAGGCCGGAGGATCGCCTCGGTGACACCGTGTACGAGCGACTGCGCGACGAGATCCTCTCCGGCGAACTGCCCGCCGGCACCCGGCTGAGCGTGCCGGCCATCGCCGAGCGGCTCGCCGTGAGCCGCAGCCCCGTCCGCGACGCCGTACTCCGCCTCACCCAGCACCGGCTCGCCCACGAGGTGCCCCGCCGCGGCGCCGTCGTCGCCAGGATCACCGCGGCTGACCTCGTCGCCATCTACGAGGTGCGCGAGGTGATGGAGGGTCTCGCGGCCCGCCTCGCGGTCGAGAACGCCGGCCGCCGCCTCGTCGACCGGCTCGCCGACGTCCTCGCCGGGCACGAACGCGTCGTCGCCGCGTCCGACGTGTCCGGCCACATGGACGCCGACATGCGCTTCCACGAGCTGATCAGGCGCGAGTGCGGCAACGACGAGGTGACGCGCGTCCTCGACGAGATCCAGGGCAAGGTCAGGCTCGCAATGCGCACCACCACCGTGACCGCAGGTCCGCGCCAGGCCGTCCGCGACCACCGCGCCATCCTCGCCGCGATCCGCAAGGGAGACCCGGCCGCCGCCGAGAACGCCGCCCGTGCCCACGTCGCACGCCTGCGCCGCGCCCTGCTCGACGAGCTGGCCGGCGCATGA
- a CDS encoding mandelate racemase/muconate lactonizing enzyme family protein: MAVSEGPYGVGVVTGARVRVLSARTSDGIAMSFAPLTHRSMVLVELETVDGLVGYGESWVNYPSWAAQERVATLCEGVLPHVVGATVDDVAATQAELVRVLDPIGRQWGAPGPVRQAISAVDVALWDLAGRAAGRSVAELAGGRIRARTPVYASSLGPDGVREQAADCVRDGHTAVKVKIGFGRDRDTAALADARDALGGEVTLYADANQAWTLDDAVAMAPVLREAGVAWIEEPLRGDRVAELDELHRRTGLAIATGENVYGLGGFRVLADSTGVAVLQPDVTKAGGLTEALAVCRLAAERGKVVMPHLYGGALGYAATLQLAACAAPVSGVEYDVRENPLRDPLLRNGPTPSRGVVSIPEGPGLGVELDHDAVDAVDAYTRSVHVTGSAHGPSA, from the coding sequence GTGGCAGTGAGCGAGGGGCCGTACGGGGTCGGGGTGGTCACCGGGGCGCGGGTGCGGGTGCTGAGCGCCAGGACCAGCGACGGCATCGCGATGTCGTTCGCGCCGCTCACCCACCGGTCGATGGTGCTCGTCGAGCTGGAGACGGTCGACGGCCTCGTCGGGTACGGCGAGAGCTGGGTCAACTACCCGTCGTGGGCGGCACAGGAGCGGGTCGCGACGCTGTGCGAGGGCGTGCTCCCCCACGTCGTCGGCGCGACCGTCGACGACGTCGCCGCGACGCAGGCCGAGCTCGTCCGCGTCCTCGACCCGATCGGCCGGCAGTGGGGCGCGCCGGGTCCGGTGCGGCAGGCGATCAGTGCGGTCGACGTGGCGCTCTGGGACCTCGCGGGCAGGGCCGCGGGCCGGTCGGTCGCCGAGCTGGCCGGCGGCCGGATCCGCGCGCGGACACCGGTGTACGCGAGCAGCCTCGGCCCCGACGGCGTGCGCGAGCAGGCCGCCGACTGCGTACGCGACGGTCACACCGCGGTGAAGGTCAAGATCGGGTTCGGACGCGACCGCGACACCGCGGCGCTCGCCGACGCCCGCGACGCGCTCGGCGGCGAGGTCACCCTCTACGCCGACGCCAACCAGGCGTGGACGCTCGACGACGCCGTCGCGATGGCACCCGTCCTCCGCGAGGCCGGCGTCGCGTGGATCGAGGAGCCGCTGCGCGGCGACCGGGTCGCCGAGCTCGACGAGCTGCACCGGCGCACCGGCCTGGCCATCGCGACCGGCGAGAACGTCTACGGGCTCGGCGGCTTCCGCGTGCTCGCCGACTCGACCGGCGTCGCCGTCCTCCAGCCCGACGTCACCAAGGCCGGCGGCCTCACCGAGGCGCTCGCCGTCTGTCGGCTCGCGGCCGAGCGGGGCAAGGTCGTCATGCCGCACCTCTACGGCGGCGCGCTCGGGTACGCCGCGACGCTGCAGCTCGCGGCGTGCGCGGCCCCCGTCTCCGGTGTCGAGTACGACGTACGGGAGAACCCGCTGCGCGACCCGCTGCTGCGCAACGGGCCCACGCCGTCGCGGGGGGTCGTCTCGATCCCTGAAGGGCCGGGGCTCGGCGTCGAGCTCGACCACGACGCCGTCGACGCCGTCGACGCCTACACACGGTCGGTCCACGTGACCGGATCGGCACACGGACCGTCGGCGTGA
- a CDS encoding histidinol phosphatase produces MSRFKSLDLRVETKPDLTPVSDADTAVEDAIRSTLSRVRSRDAVLGEEQGRQGDGARCWVVDPIDGTANFVRGVPVWATLIALMYGDDVVVGLVSAPAIGRRWWAARGSGTWTGKSLAGASRCSVSSVATLSDASLSYSDLAGWRERGSLKPFLDLSDEVWRTRAYGDFWSYTLVAEGAVDIAAEPSVSLWDLAALAVVVEEAGGRFTSLDGTAGPHGGDALATNGLLHAQALSALGGDADRLF; encoded by the coding sequence ATGAGCCGCTTCAAGTCGCTCGACCTCCGTGTGGAGACCAAGCCCGATCTCACCCCGGTCAGCGACGCGGACACCGCGGTGGAGGACGCGATCCGCAGCACGCTCTCCCGGGTACGCTCCCGCGACGCCGTGCTGGGCGAGGAGCAGGGCCGGCAGGGCGACGGTGCCCGCTGCTGGGTCGTCGACCCGATCGACGGCACCGCCAACTTCGTGCGCGGCGTACCCGTCTGGGCCACGCTCATCGCGCTGATGTACGGCGACGACGTGGTGGTCGGACTCGTCTCCGCACCCGCGATCGGCCGCCGCTGGTGGGCCGCGAGGGGCAGCGGCACGTGGACGGGCAAGAGCCTCGCCGGCGCCTCGCGATGCTCGGTCTCCTCCGTCGCGACGTTGAGCGACGCGTCGCTCTCGTACTCCGACCTCGCCGGCTGGCGCGAACGCGGCTCGCTCAAGCCCTTCCTCGACCTGTCCGACGAGGTGTGGCGCACCCGGGCGTACGGCGACTTCTGGTCGTACACCCTCGTCGCCGAGGGCGCCGTCGACATCGCGGCGGAGCCGTCGGTCTCGCTGTGGGACCTCGCCGCACTCGCCGTCGTCGTCGAGGAGGCGGGTGGACGGTTCACCAGCCTCGACGGCACGGCAGGACCGCACGGCGGTGACGCGCTCGCGACCAACGGGCTGCTGCACGCCCAGGCCCTCAGCGCCCTCGGCGGCGACGCCGACCGCCTCTTCTGA
- a CDS encoding WYL domain-containing protein, with protein MRSDRLLATLLLLQTYGRMSATDLAGRLEVSTRTIYRDVDALGAAGVPVYTERGRLGGVALVPGYRTDASGLTADEARALFVFAGRDASAAVGLDAALSSALRKLMSALPAAQRPDVDRARERVIVDPRHWGRQAEHLPHLDLLQQAVWTDRRVRVTYLRSDQVAGVDRPGSYTLDPYGLLVKAGVWYLIAAHRGDTRIFRVSRVDRVTLLRQPATRPAELDLEAEWRRLQRVDERREGVAIVFRVRSARTAMLFRMCRFAMTTQPQVDRDHDAEGWDTVAVSFRVEAEAVAMLLAFAADVEVVSPGSLRRSLRDRAREVVRLYS; from the coding sequence ATGCGATCCGACCGGCTGCTCGCGACCCTCCTGCTGCTGCAGACGTACGGGCGCATGAGCGCGACCGACCTCGCCGGTCGGCTCGAGGTGTCGACGCGCACGATCTACCGTGACGTCGACGCGTTGGGCGCCGCCGGAGTCCCCGTCTACACCGAGCGCGGACGCCTGGGTGGTGTGGCGCTGGTGCCCGGCTACCGCACCGACGCGAGCGGCCTGACCGCGGACGAGGCGCGCGCTCTGTTCGTCTTCGCCGGACGCGACGCGAGTGCCGCCGTGGGCCTCGACGCCGCGCTCTCGTCCGCCCTGCGCAAGCTGATGAGCGCCCTGCCCGCCGCCCAGCGACCCGACGTCGACCGGGCGCGGGAGCGGGTCATCGTCGACCCGCGCCACTGGGGCAGGCAGGCCGAGCACCTCCCTCACCTCGACCTGCTCCAGCAGGCCGTGTGGACGGACCGCCGGGTGCGGGTCACCTATCTGCGCTCCGACCAGGTCGCCGGCGTCGACCGTCCCGGCTCCTACACGCTCGACCCGTACGGACTGCTCGTGAAGGCGGGCGTCTGGTACCTCATCGCCGCGCACCGCGGCGACACCCGCATCTTCCGCGTCTCGCGCGTCGACCGGGTGACCCTGCTCAGGCAGCCGGCGACCCGTCCCGCCGAGCTCGACCTCGAGGCGGAGTGGCGGCGGCTGCAGCGGGTCGACGAGCGCCGCGAAGGCGTCGCGATCGTGTTCCGGGTGCGCTCGGCGCGCACGGCGATGTTGTTCCGCATGTGCCGGTTCGCGATGACCACGCAGCCGCAGGTCGACCGCGACCACGACGCCGAGGGCTGGGACACCGTGGCGGTGTCGTTCCGCGTCGAGGCCGAGGCCGTCGCGATGCTGCTGGCGTTCGCCGCCGACGTCGAGGTCGTGTCGCCCGGATCGCTGCGCCGTTCGCTTCGCGACAGGGCACGCGAGGTGGTGCGCCTCTACTCCTGA